From the genome of Larimichthys crocea isolate SSNF unplaced genomic scaffold, L_crocea_2.0 scaffold146, whole genome shotgun sequence, one region includes:
- the LOC113744730 gene encoding brefeldin A-inhibited guanine nucleotide-exchange protein 3-like, with protein MFYFSAETLESQDGSVKISASQLRERCLLPLQMALESKNTKLGQTALTGMQKLLCEDRFVGGVTMEVEVLEKQLLSQMLEAIRVTPSLHEDLQVEVMKVLLCITYSPNFDINGDSILRIAQVRHFHR; from the exons atgttttatttctctgcagagACTCTGGAGTCTCAGGATGGATCAGTCAAGATTTCTGCGTCGCAGCTTCG GGAGCGCTGTCTGCTGCCTCTTCAGATGGCTCTGGAGTCTAAAAACACCAAACTGGGACAGACGGCGCTGACGGGGATGCAG aagCTCCTGTGTGAGGACAGGTTTGTGGGCGGGGTCACCATGGAGGTGGAGGTCCTAGAGAAGCAGCTGCTCAGCCAGATGTTGGAGGCCATCAGAGTGACACCGTCTCTCCACGAAgacctgcaggtggaggtgatgaag GTCCTGCTGTGCATCACCTACTCACCAAACTTTGACATTAACGGAGACTCCATCCTGAGGATCGCTCAGGTGAGACATTTTCACCGTTAA
- the LOC104934121 gene encoding 5-hydroxytryptamine receptor 7: MVVVGASNGTFGGGNMRSSFMIEDRSEALALMIAQGAAEAAAAAAAATSPSTSSQPQVMETNGTRCGEQILSYGRVEKVLIGGVLTMLTLSTICGNLLVVISVCFVKKLRQPSNYLIVSLAMADLSVALAVMPFVSITDLIGGQWIFGQFFCNVFIAMDVMCCTASIMSLCVISIDRYLGITKPLTYPVRQNGCCMAKMILSVWLLSASITLPPLFGWAQNVNDGRVCLISQDFGYTVYSTAVAFYIPMSVMLIMYYRIYRAAKLSAAKHTITGFPREGEHGAGAAPRGARGGHEAVLSGETESVKETEAEHNEDAEDEEEESLDCVAAALKLQREVEEECSTRVSRLLKTGEHHQRRKRKNQSIFKREQKAAATLGIVVGAFTFCWLPFFLVSTARPFVCGVECSCVPLWLERTLLWLGYANSLINPFIYAFFNRDLRTTYSNLLRCRYRNINRKLSAAGMHEALKLVEKPDTDV; encoded by the exons ATGGTTGTTGTGGGAGCGAGTAACGGAACCTTCGGTGGCGGGAACATGAGGTCGTCGTTCATGATAGAGGACCGATCGGAGGCTCTCGCGCTGATGATTGCGCAGGGCGCCGCAGAGGCtgcagcggcggcggcagcagcgaCATCACCGTCCACCTCCAGTCAGCCGCAGGTCATGGAGACGAACGGGACCCGGTGCGGGGAGCAGATCCTGAGCTACGGCCGGGTGGAGAAAGTCCTGATCGGCGGGGTTCTCACCATGCTCACGCTGTCCACCATCTGCGGGAACCTGCTGGTGGTCATCTCCGTGTGCTTTGTGAAGAAGCTGCGCCAGCCGTCCAACTATCTCATCGTGTCTCTGGCCATGGCGGACCTGTCGGTGGCTCTGGCCGTGATGCCGTTCGTCAGTATCACGGATCTGATCGGGGGTCAGTGGATATTCGGACAGTTCTTCTGTAACGTTTTCATCGCCATGGATGTGATGTGCTGCACCGCGTCCATCATGAGCCTGTGCGTGATCAGCATTGACCG gtatTTGGGTATCACCAAACCTCTGACGTATCCGGTCCGGCAAAACGGCTGCTGCATGGCCAAGATGATCCTGTCGGTGTGGCTGCTCTCCGCCTCCATCACCCTCCCGCCTCTGTTCGGCTGGGCGCAGAATGTCAACGACGGCAGAGTCTGCCTCATCAGTCAGGACTTCGGCTACACCGTCTACTCCACCGCTGTGGCGTTCTACATCCCCATGTCGGTGATGCTGATCATGTACTACAGGATCTACCGGGCGGCCAAACTCAGCGCCGCCAAGCACACCATCACCGGTTTCCCCAGGGAAGGGGAGCACGGCGCCGGGGCGGCTCCGCGAGGGGCAAGAGGCGGGCATGAGGCGGTGCTGTcaggagaaacagaaagtgttAAAGAGACGGAGGCGGAGCACAATGAGGACGccgaggacgaagaggaggagagtttGGACTGTGTGGCGGCTGCGTTGAAGCTTCAGCgcgaggtggaggaggagtgcaGCACGCGAGTGTCTCGCCTCCTCAAAACAGGTGAACACCACCAACGCCGGAAGAGGAAAAACCAGTCCATCTTCAAGCGGGAACAGAAGGCGGCGGCCACGCTGGGCATCGTGGTCGGTGCCTTCACCTTCTGCTGGCTGCCGTTCTTCCTGGTGTCCACCGCCAGGCCGTTTGTCTGCGGCGTGGAGTGCAGCTGCGTGCCGCTCTGGCTGGAGAGGACTCTGCTGTGGCTCGGTTACGCCAACTCCCTCATCAATCCGTTCATTTACGCTTTTTTCAACCGCGACCTGAGGACCACCTACAGTAACCTCCTGCGGTGCCGCTACAGGAACATCAATCGGAAGCTGTCGGCGGCTGGCATGCACGAGGCTCTGAAATTGGTGGAGAAGCCAGATACTGACGTGTAA